One Vitis vinifera cultivar Pinot Noir 40024 chromosome 15, ASM3070453v1 genomic window, ataaatagattcataacaaaatccacaaaaataaactttaaaatctttttatttgatttttagttccaaattttaACTAGTCATATGTACAAACTTAAGCTTTTTGCAAAATCAGTTGTTTAACATTGCATTAGAGCCTTGTTTGGTAGGAGACCATGTGTTCATATTTCCGCAATCTATTAAGCCTAAAAAAAAGGCCACTTTATTTCCCCAATTTATTAGGCCTGCATATAAGCACAAAGGAAGCACATGTGAGGAAGAACATTGGAGTAGCAATATACAATGTAGGTCCaaatcctaaaagcttaagagttaaggaaaattggttgtccaacacatacacacacagacacgtgtataattattttcaatgttaaTATTCAAACCATTCAAAGGAAAAATATCCAATATTCATTGTAAGAATAAATTTACTAACTTCTACTATGGCCTTTGACAACAAGAATGTCGCATTTTATGTAGGATTATTGACCCTTCCTTTCTCTTATGAtcaatttcaaacatttttttgtacattttaaacagttaatataataattgaatttgattttctaaaaaattatgaaaaataattaaagttgtATGCATCGTTATATCATAGTATCACATATCGTATATGTATTGTAAGATATGCATCTTAAGCTACAGATTACCATACATAtcaatttccataaaaaaaaaaaaatgtattgtaTCATTGTAGCATATCATttatcataagtttttaacaacaatgCATAGAAGAAAATTGCTACTCTGTTTTCAAATAGTACTACCAAATTGCATGCTTTAATATAAAGGTAAACTTAAGTTCAATTAtacaaaatcaaaagaaaattgacaACACAGTATTCATATTATCTTAGAGCTATAACCCAAAGACATCATTTCAAAGTGATTAAAGCTAAACATAGAAACGATGCTTACCATGAGAGGACTCAACGTCCAAAATTAGGTCAAGAGCATAATCGTAATATGGAACTTGACTGCTTAACCCACAAAGATTAAAATCATCTTGGATATATTCATCATCAACTTCGCAGAAAAATTCATTTCCTCTCAAATTGCAGAACCATGAGATCCAAGATGTGTCATCTCCATCAGAACCACTGACATCTGACTCTTCACTGTCAGTTTCAGATTCCTCTGCAGTTAATGCAAGTATTATCATCATTAGCATGCGAGCACAAAAGATGTATACATTCCAAAGATATGCATTTcagtttccaaaaataattttcaatcctatGAATTATGATTAGTAACTGATAGTTTCAATAAGGAGAAAAACAAACAAGCATGCCCAACTTCATAACAGGACAGAACCAGACATCATTCTAGTCAGAGTTAAACCAATCACAAGTAAATGGGAAAAAACAAAGACAGGATGACTTTCCATCCACAAACCAAATAGAACAGGGTAAACAATACCAGCATAGTACACTAGCCTGTTGCTCCCAAAAACATAAGCAAGGGAGATACCTGAGGTGCATGTATTTTTGTGCTTACATAATGACAAAAATTGGACAATCTCATAAAATAGTATGCATACTGCCATTTTACACAAGTCAAGGTCCTCAATTTTTAGATTGCCCTCaaaatacttatacaaaaatataaatagggCAAAACTATTGCTACACAGACCCTATTTCTATAGCTCATCCAAGTTATATGCCTTCACCATGTACTCAACGCAGTCCTTGCAATTGTCTGGCTGCTACCATCTACAACAACTTGAAAAAATCAGTATCCTGATATTGTAAACCATTTGTAGAGTGTCCATTTATCAGATAACTACACTTACATGTCCCAATAACATTACTCATGAATACAAATGACACTAAACCCAATCCCAAGTGCACACTTCTTAAGCAACCACTTCCCATGGTAAAAATATCCATCATTGAATATGAGATATGCTTTTTATAAGTGATTGTACAGAAACCCAAATCCATGTTGCAACCTATGGGCCTAGAAAATGTACATGGAACACACAGAGCAAAACCAAAgcaaagaaggaaagaaaaataagatacaCTTGATTGGTGGGTATCCAAGTGAATGGCGATGTCTAGAAAAAGATCTTCTCTCCACAGTTCTATCTTCCATTAGCAAAGCCAAAAATATCTGTCCAATTCTTAAACTAGCATATCCAAAAATCCTTTTGCTGTCTTAGCTAGCCCTTTTCCCCCAGTTTCTCGCCAATACCCTACACATCTCCATATGGTGTACCTATTCTTCCACCAAAGCCAAAGAACACAATTCCAGCTGTCCATGTAAAAGTTAACATTGAGAAAATAAGCACAATCAAACAAATACAagctttcttttttccttctccttttCCCTTTTACCCTTTCTGGGTTcggatataaaagaaaaacgcAGAAGGCCGCAAAAAACAAATAGACCCAGATCCCATATCACAAATTAACTCCTCGACAACGGGGCACACCACAAAATCAcccaaaaccaaacataacatccaCAATTCACCATAAAAACCAACCTTTATCGCACTCAAATAACAAaatggttggaaaaaaaaagaaaaaaaaaaaaagcactgaCCATCAGAGCACTTGTTCTTAGGGAGAGACGCGGCGCGAGTGTCGCGGTGGTCGAGCTGCGATTTTCCGGCTGATGTCGACGGCACCGACAACCTCTCTTTGTCCTTGCTGCTCAGGCCCTTGGATGTCGAAGGGGACGACTTCTCTAGGTGCTTGTCTAGCGCATCGTTGATCCGCTTTCGATCGAGCGGACCCCCCACGATCTCCGATTTCGACGATCCACCGCCTCGTTCTCTATACATGTCCTCGTTTATCACCTCAGAAGTTCACGGAAAACACAAGATTCTCAAACCTTTTCATCAAACATATCTCGGATGCGAGACAGAGAAACCCTAGATCTCGCTCGATCGATGTTCGAAATCGATTGGTTTTTTTGGATCGGAAGGTGTAGATTTTGAAGATATTGAATCAGAGCAAAGATCGAATAGAAGAAACTCTAGATTTGAAGAGAAAGAGATGCAAACATGGAGAGAAGATTGGGGTTTCAGGAGGGAGACGGAGAATACAAGGCTAGGGTTTCTACCAGCTCTTCTCTTGGTTTTCTCTCTGTTTGTATTGTCGTTTGcgttcttctctttcatttcatttcattcatgccccttctatttttcctttttgagagaaaaaaaataattctaattttcaattaaaaaaaaaatatatatatatatattcattttattttttattaattagtgaaaatttgtattacttattttattattataataataataatatattaaaaacttgaacttaattttttttcctatcatgATGCCATATGGGAGGCTAATAGAACTTGTAAATTTGGGTTGATGAAATCAAAGcacatttatttcattttattttctccaattataaaataatattattatttcgcCGTCAAATCTCCACCCTTGAATTTATTGCGCATAAAGATTGTTAGATTTGGTTGattattttgaagattattagattttgttgattattttatttatttctaaaatatgttAGATAATCTTATAAATACATATGGAATTTTGTGGATGAATTtcgaaattttatttctatttaatttctttcaaaatttctctttattttctttacatttaCAATACCTTATCAATACAAAACtcggaaaaaaaaattaaaaaataaaaaatgaattcatttataaaagtttttacAATACCTTATCGGTGGGACATgatatgatttttcattaaaaataacttttaatattatCGTGGTTATTGTTAAAAAGATTGCACCCTACCACTAGTATTAgtgaaatgattaaaaaatctCACTTTGCATAATAAACCTaccaaaaatcataaatatatatatatatatatagtattaaaGGTGTGACATGCAATGATACTTAATGTGTGCTGGTGGTATGATCAAATATTTCATTGATCTTTACcaaatgttatttaaaataaaattaagtaactGATAGGTAATGTTTATTCTTAAActatcacttataatatttactTTGTTATACTGTGTCATTTTATTTAACAAAGTACATGTTATGTTTGTTAATACAGGTCTATGTTTTACCTATACATATCAATTgcttaataaatatgttttcaaggATTTATCTCATCAATTGTATAACACTGATAGTAGCTATATTAGGTAATGAAAACCCGATAAGGTACTAGAAGAGTTAATATTATGTCACTAATGACATACAATTCCATATGAGCAACATTTTGCTTAACTTAGTCCCCAAAGGTGAACAACGATACATCAACTTGTTGCAATGCTATATGAATATTCATTAAAGAACCAAATGTTTCTTTTATCTAGTGACTGTCTATTTATAACATAAAGGGTAGTATGAAATATTGTTAGGGAGAGGAAAACTTATTCTAGAAGAATGATAGGAaatttcttagaatttttttttaaataaaagtgaatatGATAAACTAATGTCCTTGTGGAACATTTAACTAATAAAACAACAAATACATGCCTGGAGTGTGGTAAAATATTTGAAGCAAAAGATAACGTTCTAAAAGGGCAAACAATTATTATAATAGTAAATGAATCCAAGCTGCATTTGAAGCATAGTAGACTTGTTGGATCAACAAATTTAATTCTCCAAAAGAGGAAAACAAATTAACAACTTGACATTTTCAAAGAAACCACAAAATGATCGATCAATCCAAAATTAATGAACCTATAATCGTTGGAAAGACATATATTGAACCAGTACCTCCTAAAAATGTACAAATTGAACACATAGCCCTTAAAAAGGTTTGAAACATGAGGTGTTGTGTCAATAACATGAGGGTGGAGTGTAGGTGTTTGTCAAAGTAAGTCTCTTGGGATAAGGTAACATTTGAGTTCAAGTAAATCTATGTATTTGCTTTCAATATAGTAGTTTTGTTTTGAAGTTGACGAGACTCATTTTCACACATGCAGGACATATGTTGAGATTATATAGGTGGTTTTCTACATACATTGTGTCTTATTGTATGGTTGatcattttttcataatattgttatacttaaataaatcaaatctaaaaaataattgtgaatttaaaaaaaaataatttgagctTATTCTACTAGACCACCTATTTATCCCTTTTGGCTTTCAATATAGTATTTCATGAGCGAACAAAGCTTATTGAAGTGGATTTTCACTTTGTTTAAGAAAATGTGCAAGCTAATGTAATTTGTACTTTTTTTTGTTCACGATAATCAATAAGTAGTTGACATACCGACAAAGAGATTAATTATAGCTAGATTTCAAGATATATTATCTAAGTTTGGCTCTATTGATATTTTCACTCCAACTTGAAGAGGAATGTTAGTAGAGGGGAGTAAATTGAAGAGTAATCGTCAAATTTTCATCTCAGCCACTAGAGTTGACATATGTATTTGTCATATATAGATATTTGTAATTGTTGTATATCTTAGACTAAcgacattttatatatatatataataaacaagaattaaattcttctttttctttgatgcACATAAGTCGCTTCATTGGAAAGTAAATGATGTAAATTTCAATTTACTATTTTGATACTTTCATATGATAGTTTATTTCACTATATATAAGTTTcgaaaacatagaaataaataaagaaaatgacttAAAAGATGGGTCACATGTTAGTTAAGGAATCTAACatatatctatttttaaaaagacatGGTgaacattttaatatttttataaaattaaaagtatttgtATTTTAATGTTTAGTCAAATgatattagaaattttattttcaattcatgAAACTACTAGTgaacaaggatgaaaatatcagtaattacggatatatcggtacttggattttacggatatattggagatatatccgtaaaactcttaaaaatgaaattagaagtataacagacattttaaagttgttttgttgaagaaattaatatatgtatgatatgatttgcgatattaaatttaataatataatgtcGGCTgataagaaatgtgaattttgtaagtgtaaacTCATTATGaagttaaattatta contains:
- the LOC100266745 gene encoding putative casein kinase II subunit beta-4 isoform X2, giving the protein MYRERGGGSSKSEIVGGPLDRKRINDALDKHLEKSSPSTSKGLSSKDKERLSVPSTSAGKSQLDHRDTRAASLPKNKCSDEESETDSEESDVSGSDGDDTSWISWFCNLRGNEFFCEVDDEYIQDDFNLCGLSSQVPYYDYALDLILDVESSHGDMFTEEQNELVESAAEMLYGLIHVRYILTSKGMSAMLEKYKSYDFGRCPRVYCCGQPCLPVGQSDIPRSSTVKIYCPKCEDIYYPRSKYQGNIDGAYFGTTFPHLFLMTYGHLKPQKAAQSYVPRVFGFKIHKP